AATGAACTTTTCAAAAAGGAGTCAACACGAGCCATTCATAATTACTTCTTCGTAAAGGGCTTGGACTGCACTAGAGAGGGAGGTCTCGTTGCATTTATCACTTCACAAGGCGTACTCGATGCAGCACTAAATGAGCCAATCAGACGCTATCTGATGCAAAACAGCCGACTCATCTCTGCTATCCGTCTGCCATCAGGGATGTTTAGCGAGCAGGCAGGGACTGAGGTCGGAAGCGACTTGATTGTCCTGCAGAAGCAGTCGGGCAAGGAGATTGGCGAGGAGCTGGAGAAGCAGTTTGTTCAGACAGTCGCCGTGCCCAAGGGGGATGGTTTTACTATGGCTTTCAACCATAACTCACTTTTCGAGGGCTCGTGGGATGATGTGGCACCTCGCACCATAGCCACCAGTCGTGAGCTGGGTAGAGACCCTTACGGCAAGCCAACTTGGAAATATCGCTTTGGGGGAACTATGGAGGAAATGGCTGAGAGTCTCCGAATACAGCTCACGCAAGATGTGGCAGCACGTTTTGACCGCAAGCTCTATGAGACGGGTATAGCGATGAGCGAGGAGGAGCGACAGAATGAAGCCGAGAAGCAATTGCGTAAGCTGGGCGTAACGGTCGGATTGTCTGGGGTGGAGCCTAAAGTAGACGAAGAGCAAGAAACAGACAACGCTTACAACCTAATGCCTGACAGCATTAAGAGTCAACTACCCAAGCTATATGACACAGAGAAGCAACTTATTGGAGATCGTACAGCTTATGTACGATACTTCTTCCCGCTGGGAGCCTATACAGCCTACCTCTTAGAGTACAACCCAGAAGAACGTCTTGCGTTCGGAGCAGTTACAATGGGTTATGGTTGGGAGCTCGGCTACATCTCCTTGGACGAAATGAAGGAGGTCAAGATACATGGCTTGGGGATTGAGCGAGACCTTCATTTTTCTCCTACAGCACTGCATGAGATAGCCGAGCTGGAAGAGCTTGTCCAAGGACGGTATAGCAAAGAGTCGGTTGCAGAAGCTCCCACTGTTGTAGTTAACGAGGTAGTACAAACAGAAACCCAAGCGGAAGAGGTCGTGGAGAAGTCCTTTTCAGAGGGAACTTCCATCAACCCCATCGAAAAGAATGAATTGGTAGAACCCACCCAGCAGGAGCAAGCCTCTTCAATGTTAGCACCAGCACCCGAAGGTGTGCCAGCACTAACGCTACAGCATCAGTATGAAGCGGATATACGTACAGACCTAGAAGCCCCACGAGAGATGGGCGGACAGATGGTCTACTTTGATGACGACCATCATCCCGTGATGGATACTACAGATGTCGGTCTGGAACAAGCGGGTTATTTATTTGCTCCCGAAGAGTACGAACTTTGGACGCAAGAGGTCGCTCGTGTTAACAGGGAAATCAAAGAGGTCAATAAGCAACAGACAGTTTCTAAGCCCAAGCAAAGCTCAGTAAAGCGTCCAAGAGCAAGAAGAAGTACCAAGCTCTCCTCAATCGAGCAACCTTCTCTATTTGACTTTGCAGAAGTGAAGAGAGAAGTACAGCCAGTTACAGAGGTTAAGAAGTCGTTTGATGCTTCACCTCGTCCATTCCTCTCTTTGCCCGACTCGCATCTACGAGATGGGTCGATCGTGCTGCAAAATGGACAAGTGGGGTATCTCTCGAATCTGAAGCGACAGCCTACCTTTCATCCGATGGACTTGCCCTATGAGCGCCTAACCAAGCTCAAAGCGTACATCGAGATACGAGAAAGTTACCATCGGCTATACGACTACGAAGCGAACAATAGATGTGAGGATAGCGAGGAGCGTATAAAACTCAATCGGCTCTATGACGACTTCGTCAGTCGCTGGGGGTATCTCAATCAGAAGAGCAATACAGACCTCATCAAGATGGACGCAACTGGGGTCGAGATACTCTTCTTAGAGCGATCCGATAAGGGGGAATACATCAAGGCAGACATATTTGACCATCCTACCGTCTTTGCCACTACAGAGGTGACAGTAGCTGCCGACCCCACGGAAGCTCTCGTCTCTTCTCTGAATAAGTATGGCTCTGTGGAGCTAGACTATATGAGTTCGCTCCTCCCTGAGATGGAGGAGAGTGACATTATCTCAGCTCTAGAGGGACGTATCTACTACAATCCAGAAGTAGATGGCTACGAAGTGGCAGACAAGTTTATCTCAGGCAATGTAATAGAGAAGAGCGAGCAGATTGAGTCGTGGCTACTAGAACATCCCGATCATGAAGAAGCACAGCAAAGCTTAGCTGCCCTACGGGCTGCCACACCTACACCGATACCCTTTGCTGAGCTTGACTTCAACCTTGGGGAGCGGTGGATACCAGCCAAAGTCTATAGTGCTTTTGCCTCAGAATTCTTTGAGACAGAGATTACCATCTCCTATCAGAGTACAATGGATGAATATGTTTTGCAATGTGATAGACGTAATGGCAACATTTGGCATAAGTATGCCGTGCAGGGAGAGTTCAGACGCTATGATGGACTTAATCTCTTAAAGCATGCACTACACAATACCATACCCGATATCAATAAGAACAAAGAGGTACGAGATCTAGAGACAGGCGAAACGAAAACGATCAAAGTGCGTGATGGGCATGCGATACAGATGGCTAATGCTAAGATAGAGGAGATACGTCAGGGCTTTGTAGATTGGCTAGGTAGAACGCCAGAGAGCTTTAAGCAACAACTATCCGACAGATATAATAAGCTATTCAACTGCTTCGTGCGTCCCAACTTTGACGGTGCGCATCAATCCTTTCCCGATCTAAATCTGAAAGGGCTAGGTATCTCTGACCTCTATAAGAGTCAGAAGGATGCCGTATGGATGCTCAAAACCAATGGCGGGGGTATTTGTGACCATGAGGTAGGGGCTGGTAAGACCCTCATCATGTGTACGGCAGCCTATGAGATGAAGCGCTTGGGCTTAGCAAACAAGCCGATGATTATCGGACTAAAGGCAAATGTCTTCGACATTGCTGACACTTTTAGAAAGGCTTATCCCAATGCTAGAGTGCTTTATCCTGGTAAGAACGATTTCAATAAGCAAAACCGCCAACGCATCTTTAACGACATCAAGAACAACGATTGGGATTGCATCATATTGACCCATGAGCAGTTTGGGATGATACCTCAAGCTCTAGAGATACAGGAGGCAATCTTGCAAAAGGAGAAAGACTCTATAGAGGAAAACCTAGAAGTTCTTCGTCAGCAAGGTGCAGACATTTCTCGAGCTATGCTCAAGGGGCTGGAGAAGCGAAAGCAGACCCTAGAAGCCAAACTACAAGGCATTCAAGATAGTATTGCCGAGCGTAAGGATGATGCAGTGGACTTCAAAATGATGGGCATCGATCACCTCTTTGTGGACGAGAGTCATCAGTTTAAGAACTTGATGTTCAACACCCGTCACGACCGAGTTTCTGGCCTAGGTAATCCAGAGGGGTCACAACGTGCACTCAATATGCTCTTTGCCATACGTACCATTCAGGAGCGGTCGGGTAAAGACTTAGGAGCTACTTTCCTTAGTGGCACGACCATCAGCAACTCACTCACAGAGCTCTATCTGCTCTTCAAGTACCTACGTCCTCAAGCACTCGAAAAGCAAGGCATCAATAGCTTTGATGCTTGGGCTGCTGTCTTTGCGAAGAAGTCTACCGACTACGAGTTCTCCATCACCAATGACATCATACAGAAGGAACGCTTCAGAACCTTTATTAAAGTGCCGGAGCTGGCAGCCTTCTATGCGGAGATTTGTGACTATCGTACCGCTAAGGATATCGGCATTGACCGCCCGGAGAAGAACGAGATACTGCATAACATACCGCCCACACCTGAGCAGGAAGAGTTTATCGGCAAGTTGATGGAGTTCGCCAAGACGGGAGATGCAACCCTTTTAGGACGAGATGAACTATCGGAAAAGGAGGAGAAAGCCAAGATGCTAATCGCAACGGATTATGCCCGCAAAAGGTTCAAGAAACTTGTATCTTTCAGATAATCAATAGAGCAGGAAAGAGTGTAGGGCAAAAGGGTTACGAGTTGGAAACGAGCAAGTTTCTTTTCCTATCTTCATTCTGCAGTGCTTCAAAGAACTCTCTATTTAATATCTGCAAAGATATAAAATCTACTCAAGATGGTATGCTAGATTTCGAGTTCATAGATTCAAATTTCACTGCATAAAAAGGGTAAAACTATGAACGTCAAGTGCGATTTCCAGTAGTAAGCGCAAAACGAAGCGTACAAAAGTACCCTCCCTTGGAGGTAGTTCCAGAGGTGGGTCAAAAGATTTAAATGGAATGAGCTAACTCCCTACGAAGTTTTTTCCCTACATTTGTAACTGTGTTGCACTTGACACTGGAAGGTGCCGAGGCAAGAGCGGGTTGCTTAACATTTTGCCATGTCACAAATATGAACTATATTTGTGACATGGGAAAGCAATTAAAAAGTACACATCAGCTTATCAAAGAGGCTGTTATTGATTCTGGAGAAGGGTCGATACTTTACCCTAACCAGTTTGCTCCTTGTGGCGATAGCACCGCTATAAGACAGGTGCTTAGTCGCATGACCAAAGAGGGTTATCTTGTGAGGTTGGCTCATGGGCTCTATTATTATCCTAAGGTGGACACCAAGTGGGGGACTGGTATTATTTATCCTTCCATTGAAGAGGTGGCTAGGATAATTGAAGAAAGGGACAAAATCACACTTATACCCTCTGGCACTTATGTCCTAAATAAATTAGGTCTTTCAACTCAAATCCCAATGAATGTAGTGTACATCACTAATGGATCACCACGAACAATAAAGCTGGGAAAGGGTCGAGGCATTCAGCTGAAAAGGTCTAATGATATGAACAATTTTGCATACACCTCAGAGTTGGTACGTATGCTTGTTTTTGCCTTAAGAGAGATTGGGCAAGGTAATCTAACGGAGGTGCATAAGAGCATTCTAAAAAAACATCTCCGCTCAATTTCAGAGGAAGAATATAAGAGGGATATTCACTTGGCTCCACAATGGATACAAGATGAACTAAACAGACTGAGAGAACAATGATATTTACAGACTTATCAAAAGAGGAGCAAAGAGAAGTACTGGAAATTGTCAGGCCACGAATTGGTGATATCCCTCTTAGTGTAATAGAGAAAGACTGGTGGGTAACTATGGTACTTCGAGCCCTATTTTCCTTACACTATGCGGATCAGCTCTCTTTCAAGGGTGGTACTTCACTCAGTAAGTGTTGGAATCTGATTAAACGCTTTTCCGAAGATATTGATATTGCAATTAATCGTGAGTATTTAGGGTTTGCTGGTCAGCTCTCTAAAACACAGATAAGTGACAAGCTAAGAAGAGCCTCATGCTCTTTTACAAGAGAAATGCTAAAGACTGATTTGGAGAAAGCGTTAGCAAGTCTATCAATTGACCCTTCGCTTTTTGAAGTAAGTGTCAATGTTACTTCTATTTCCACTACAGATCCAGAGGTGATAGAGGTTGCATATGAGTCGCTTTTTTCCGAGGAGACTGATTATCTCAAACCTGTCGTTAAAATAGAAGTAAGCGGACGCTCTATGTCGGAGCCTTTAGAAAGTGTAATGACTAATTCTTGGATTGAGCAGTATATGCCTAATACACCATTTGTGCAAAAGGAGTTTAAGGTCTTAGCTGTCAGTCCTGAACGAACATTTATAGAGAAACTTTGTCTGCTACACGAAGAGTTCGCAAAAAAGGAGTTTTCCTCAATCAGATCCGAAAGAATGAGCAGGCACCTATACGATGTCTACAAGATTTCTAAGACAGAAATCGCCACAAGAGCCTTAAGTGATCCAACGTTATACGCCTCAATAGTGCAGCATCGTAGTATGTTTATAGGACTGAAAGGTTTTGACTACCGAACGCTTGCTCCACAGAAGTTATCTATTGTACCACCGAAAGAAGTTCTTGATGAGTGGAGATCAGATTACGTCGCCATGTCTCAAGATATGATTTACGAAGAGACACCAAGCTTTGATAGTCTCTTGAATGAAATAACTGAACTAAATAAGAGCATAAATAAAATTGCTTGGACATTATCTTTATAGCTTTCCATATACTTACCTATTTATCCAGACTATAGTTTACCGTACCCTTTAGCCCTTATATTGAGAATGTGTGCTCGTATTTTCCACTCCAAAATGCAATTTGGAGTGGAGCTCGCCCTGCTCCGGACGCCCCCTCCTCTCCTAGGAGGGCGGGAGGAGCAGGTAGCGAGCTGCCGAGACGAAAAAAGGGACGATGCGCTCACCGTCCCTTTAAGGTTAATGCAGTATATTTGCTGTGGAAACAAAAACTTAGCTATATACAAGTATGCATCTAACCCAAGCGCAAAGATACGAAATTGCTGCTCTTCTGAAGACTAACACGCCTCAAAAAAAGATCGCAGAGGTCATAGGAGTACACCCTAGCACCATCTGTAGAGAGATTAAGAGGAACTTGACACCCGCTGGCAACTATAGCCCTACTCAGGCTCAGATGTTTGCCAAAGAGCGACAAGACTGGAAGAACAAGGCAAGAGCTAAATTGACGAATGCTATGAAAGCTGATATTGTCCAGTGCATTGTAGAGCATAAATGGTCTCCAGAGCAAATTGCTGGAAGGCGAAAGCTGGAGGGCAAGCCGATGGTCGGTAAGACCTCCATTTACAAGTTCCTGCATCAAGACAAGAAAGCTGGAGGCAAGCTTTACAAACACACAAGGCATGGGCTAGCTTATCGCAAGCGACGCCTGGCCGTACCAATAAAAACAGACTGGCCTAAGCGAAAGTCCATAGAGACTCGTCCTGAGTGCATTGACCAGAAGGCACGAGTAGGAGATTTTGAGATGGATACCATTATAGGCAAAGAGCAGAAAGGAGCAATTTTAACGCTTGTAGAGCGTGTTACAGGCTTTACTATCATACGACTTCTGGAGCATGGCAAGGATGCCAAAGCTCTCGCCAGAGAGGTGAATAAAGCTCTGAGGTACTACAAGAAGATGGGACTGCTACACTCGATCACAACCGACAATGGAAGTGAGTTTGCCAAGTTTAAGACCATAGAGAGGTCTCTCAAAACGCCCGTCTACTTTGCCCACCCCTATCAATCCTGGGATAAGCCTCATATTGAGTACCTAAACAAACTGCTACGCCAGTTTATTCCTAAGGCCTCTACTTTCGAAGACTTAACTGACGCTGACCTTAGACGCTTTCAGAACCTACTAAACAATAGACCCCGTAAAAACCTAAACTATAAGACACCCAATGAAGTCATCAAAAACATCATTCTTGAGAAATTGCATTAGCGGGTGGAATGTACGGCTTCGCAAAAAAACTAGGCTATAAAACTCCCTATGAAGTTTTTTTCCTACCTTTGTAACTGCGTTGCACTTGACACTGGAATGTGCGACCTCGAAAAAAACTAGGCTATAAAACTCCCTATGAAGTTTTTTTCCTACATTTGTAACTGTGTTGCACTTGACACTGGAATGTGCGAAAGTTAAAAAATCCTCCCACTTTTGTTAGATATATTTTTTTGTGTAATTTTGTAATCGTTATGCGGCAGTAATAATATACATATTAATACGAGTTAGTAATCCTGTAGTTCTCATATGCTACGAGGAGGTATTAAAAGGTGCGTTTCGACAATGCATCTACTGTAGTATATTATTGCTTAATCCAAATGAATATTATAAATTTAGGAATTCTTGCTCACATTGATGCAGGAAAAACTTCCGTAACCGAGAATCTGCTGTTTGCCAGTGGAGCAACGGAAAAGTGCGGCCGTGTGGATAATGGTGACACCATAACGGACTCTATGGATATAGAGAAACGTAGAGGAATTACTGTCCGGGCTTCTACGACATCTATTATCTGGAATGGAGTGAAATGCAATATCATTGACACTCCGGGACACATGGATTTTATTGCGGAAGTGGAGCGGACATTCAAAATGCTTGATGGAGCAGTCCTCATCTTATCCGCAAAGGAAGGCATACAAGCGCAGACAAAGTTGCTGTTCAGTACTTTACAAAAGCTGCAAATCCCGACAATTATATTTATCAATAAGATTGACCGTGCCGGTGTGAATTTGGAGCGTTTGTATATGGATATAAAAACAAATCTGTCGCAAGATGTCCTGTTTATGCAAACTGTTGTCGATGGATCGGTTTATCCGGTTTGCTCCCAAACATATATAAAGGAAGAATACAAAGAATTTGTATGCAACCATGACGACGATATATTAGAACGATATTTGGCGGATAGCGAAATTTCACCGGCTGATTATTGGAATACGATAATCGCTCTTGTGGCAAAAGCCAAAGTCTATCCGGTGCTACATGGATCAGCAATGTTCAATATCGGTATCAATGAGTTGTTGGACGCCATTTCTTCTTTTATACTTCCTCCGGCATCAGTCTCAAACAGACTTTCAGCTTATCTCTATAAGATAGAGCATGACCCCAAAGGGCATAAAAGAAGTTTTCTTAAAATAATTGACGGAAGTCTGAGACTTCGAGACGTTGTAAGAATCAACGATTCGGAAAAATTCATCAAGATTAAAAATCTAAAGACTATTTATCAGGGCAGAGAGATAAATGTTGATGAAGTGGGTGCCAATGATATCGCGATTGTAGAAGATATAGAAGATTTTCGAATCGGAGATTATTTAGGTGCTAAACCTTGTTTGATTCAAGGATTATCTCATCAGCATCCCGCTCTCAAATCCTCCGTCCGGCCAAATAAGCCCGAAGAGAGAAGCAAGGTGATATCCGCTCTGAATACATTGTGGATTGAAGACCCGTCTTTGTCCTTTTCCATAAACTCATATAGTGATGAATTGGAAATCTCGTTATATGGTTTGACCCAAAAGGAAATCATACAGACATTGCTGGAAGAACGATTTTCCGTAAAGGTCCATTTTGATGAGATCAAGACTATCTACAAAGAACGACCTATAAAAAAGGTCAATAAGATTATT
The sequence above is a segment of the Porphyromonas vaginalis genome. Coding sequences within it:
- a CDS encoding DUF6088 family protein, which codes for MNYICDMGKQLKSTHQLIKEAVIDSGEGSILYPNQFAPCGDSTAIRQVLSRMTKEGYLVRLAHGLYYYPKVDTKWGTGIIYPSIEEVARIIEERDKITLIPSGTYVLNKLGLSTQIPMNVVYITNGSPRTIKLGKGRGIQLKRSNDMNNFAYTSELVRMLVFALREIGQGNLTEVHKSILKKHLRSISEEEYKRDIHLAPQWIQDELNRLREQ
- a CDS encoding IS30 family transposase, whose translation is MHLTQAQRYEIAALLKTNTPQKKIAEVIGVHPSTICREIKRNLTPAGNYSPTQAQMFAKERQDWKNKARAKLTNAMKADIVQCIVEHKWSPEQIAGRRKLEGKPMVGKTSIYKFLHQDKKAGGKLYKHTRHGLAYRKRRLAVPIKTDWPKRKSIETRPECIDQKARVGDFEMDTIIGKEQKGAILTLVERVTGFTIIRLLEHGKDAKALAREVNKALRYYKKMGLLHSITTDNGSEFAKFKTIERSLKTPVYFAHPYQSWDKPHIEYLNKLLRQFIPKASTFEDLTDADLRRFQNLLNNRPRKNLNYKTPNEVIKNIILEKLH
- a CDS encoding nucleotidyl transferase AbiEii/AbiGii toxin family protein — encoded protein: MIFTDLSKEEQREVLEIVRPRIGDIPLSVIEKDWWVTMVLRALFSLHYADQLSFKGGTSLSKCWNLIKRFSEDIDIAINREYLGFAGQLSKTQISDKLRRASCSFTREMLKTDLEKALASLSIDPSLFEVSVNVTSISTTDPEVIEVAYESLFSEETDYLKPVVKIEVSGRSMSEPLESVMTNSWIEQYMPNTPFVQKEFKVLAVSPERTFIEKLCLLHEEFAKKEFSSIRSERMSRHLYDVYKISKTEIATRALSDPTLYASIVQHRSMFIGLKGFDYRTLAPQKLSIVPPKEVLDEWRSDYVAMSQDMIYEETPSFDSLLNEITELNKSINKIAWTLSL
- the tet(Q) gene encoding tetracycline resistance ribosomal protection protein Tet(Q), which gives rise to MNIINLGILAHIDAGKTSVTENLLFASGATEKCGRVDNGDTITDSMDIEKRRGITVRASTTSIIWNGVKCNIIDTPGHMDFIAEVERTFKMLDGAVLILSAKEGIQAQTKLLFSTLQKLQIPTIIFINKIDRAGVNLERLYMDIKTNLSQDVLFMQTVVDGSVYPVCSQTYIKEEYKEFVCNHDDDILERYLADSEISPADYWNTIIALVAKAKVYPVLHGSAMFNIGINELLDAISSFILPPASVSNRLSAYLYKIEHDPKGHKRSFLKIIDGSLRLRDVVRINDSEKFIKIKNLKTIYQGREINVDEVGANDIAIVEDIEDFRIGDYLGAKPCLIQGLSHQHPALKSSVRPNKPEERSKVISALNTLWIEDPSLSFSINSYSDELEISLYGLTQKEIIQTLLEERFSVKVHFDEIKTIYKERPIKKVNKIIQIEVPPNPYWATIGLTLEPLPLGAGLQIESDISYGYLNHSFQNAVFEGIRMSCQSGLHGWEVTDLKVTFTQAEYYSPVSTPADFRQLTPYVFRLALQQSGVDILEPMLCFELQIPQVASSKAITDLQKLMSEIEDISCNNEWCHIKGKVPLNTSKDYASEVSSYTKGLGIFMVKPCGYQITKDGYSDNIRMNEKDKLLFMFQKSMSLK